In one Serinus canaria isolate serCan28SL12 chromosome 2, serCan2020, whole genome shotgun sequence genomic region, the following are encoded:
- the LOC103815434 gene encoding myosin-7 produces the protein MPDVEMAEFGEAAPYLRKSEKERLAAQTRPFDLKKDIFVPDEKEEYVKATIVSREGSKITAETEHGKTVTVKEDQIMQQNPPKFDKIEDMAMLTFLHEPAVLYNLKDRYASWMIYTYSGLFCVTVNPYKWLPVYNAEVVAAYRGKKRSEAPPHIFSISDNAYQNMLTDRENQSILITGESGAGKTVNTKRVIQYFAVIAAIGDRGKKEAGAPGKGTLEDQIIQANPALEAFGNAKTVRNDNSSRFGKFIRIHFGATGKLASADIETYLLEKSRVIFQLKAERNYHIYYQILSNKKPELLDMMLVTNNPYDYAFISQGETTVPSIDDGEELLATDSAFDVLGFTPEEKNSIYKLTGAIMHFGNMKFKQKQREEQAEPDGTEEADKSAYLMGLNSADLLKGLCHPRVKVGNEYVTKGQNVQQVIYAVGALAKAVYEKMFNWMVTRINNSLETKQPRQYFIGVLDIAGFEIFDFNSFEQLCINFTNEKLQQFFNHHMFVLEQEEYKKEGIEWEFIDFGMDLQACIDLIEKPMGIMSILEEECMFPKATDMTFKAKLFDNHLGKSANFGKPRNIKGKQEAHFALVHYAGTVDYNIIGWLQKNKDPLNETVVGLYQKSALKLLANLFANYAGADAPVEKGKGAKKKGSSFQTVSALHRENLNKLMTNLRSTHPHFVRCIIPNETKSPGVMNNPLVMHQLRCNGVLEGIRICRKGFPNRILYGDFRQRYRILNPAAIPEGQFIDSRKGAEKLLGSLDIDHNQYKFGHTKVFFKAGLLGLLEEMRDERLARIMTRLQAQVRGFLSRQEFKKILERRDSLLVIQWNIRAFMGVKNWPWMKLYFKIKPLLKSAETEKEMQNMKEEFARLKEALEKSEARRKELEEKMVSMLQEKNDLQLQVQAEQDNLADAEERCDQLIKNKIQLEAKVKEMTERMEDEEEMNAELTAKKRKLEDECSELKKDIDDLELSLAKVEKEKHATENKVKNLTEEMAGLDEIIVKLTKEKKALQESHQQALDDLQAEEDKVNTLTKAKVKLEQQVDDLESSLEQEKKVRMDLERAKRKLEGDLKLAQENIMDLENDKQQLDERLKKKDFELNALNARIEDEQAVAAQLQKKLKELQARIEELEEELEAERTGRAKVEKLRTDLSRELEEISERLEEAGGATSVQIELNKKREAEFQKMRRDLEEATLQHEATAAALRKKHADSVAELSEQIDNLQRVKQKLEKEKSELKLELDDVGSNMEQLIKTKANLEKMCRTMEDQMNEHRTKSEEAQRMVNDLTTQRAKLQTENGELSRQLEEKEAFINQMTRGKLTYTQQLEDLKRQLEEEVKAKNALAHALQSARHDCDLLREQYEEETEAKAELQRSLSKANSEVAQWRTKYETDAIQRTEELEEAKKKLAQRLQEAEEAVEAVNAKCSSLEKTKHRLQNEIEDLMADLERSNAAAAALDKKQRNFDKILSEWKQKFEESQVELEASQKEARSLSTELFKLKNAYEESLDHLETLKRENKNLQEEISDLTEQLGGSHKTIHELEKVRKQLDAEKLELQAALEEAEASLEHEEGKILRAQLEFNQVKADYERKLAEKDEEMEQAKRNHLRVVDSLQTSLDAETRSRNEALRLKKKMEGDLNEMEIQLSHANRVAAEAQKQVKTLQGCLKDTQLQLDDMVRVNEDLKENIAIVERRNNLLQSELEELRAVVEQTERARKLAEQELIEASERVQLLHSQNTSLINQKKKMEADISQLQTEVEEAIQECRNAEEKAKKAITDAAMMAEELKKEQDTSAHLERMKKNMEQTIKDLQMRLDEAEQLALKGGKKQLQKLEARVRELENELEAEQKRHAESVKGLRKSERRVKELSYQTEEDRKNLVRLQDLVDKLQMKVKSYKRQAEEAEEQANSNLAKFRKAQHELDEAEERADIAESQVNKLRAKSRDIGAKKGLNEE, from the exons TCATGCAGCAGAACCCCCCCAAGTTTGACAAGATTGAGGACATGGCCATGCTGACTTTCCTCCACGAGCCTGCCGTTCTCTACAACCTCAAGGACCGCTACGCATCTTGGATGATCTAT ACTTACTCAGGGCTCTTCTGTGTGACTGTCAACCCCTACAAGTGGTTGCCTGTCTACAATGCTGAGGTGGTGGCTGCCTACAGGGGAAAGAAGCGGAGTGAAGCTCCCCCCCACATCTTCTCCATCTCTGATAATGCCTACCAGAACATGCTAACAG ATCGGGAGAACCAGTCCATCCTCATCAC TGGAGAATCCGGGGCGGGGAAGACTGTGAACACCAAGAGGGTCATCCAGTACTTTGCTGTCATTGCTGCCATCGGTGACCGTGGCAAGAAGGAGGCGGGGGCCCCAGGCAAG GGCACCCTGGAGGACCAAATCATCCAGGCCAACCCTGCCTTGGAAGCCTTCGGCAATGCCAAAACTGTCCGGAATGACAACTCATCCCGATTT GGGAAGTTTATCCGGATCCATTTTGGGGCCACTGGGAAGTTGGCATCAGCTGACATTGAGACCT ACCTCCTGGAGAAGTCCCGTGTGATCTTCCAGCTGAAGGCTGAAAGAAACTACCACATTTACTACCAGATCCTTTCAAATAagaagccagagctgctgg acaTGATGCTAGTGACCAACAACCCTTACGACTATGCCTTCATCTCCCAAGGAGAGACCACAGTTCCATCCATTGATGATGGAGAGGAGCTCCTGGCCACGGAT AGTGCCTTTGATGTCCTGGGATTCACTCCAGAGGAGAAGAACTCCATCTATAAACTGACAGGAGCCATCATGCACTTTGGCAACATGAAGTTCAAGCAGAAACAACGGGAAGAGCAGGCAGAACCAGATGGCACAGAAG AGGCAGACAAGTCGGCTTACCTAATGGGGCTGAACTCAGCTGATCTTCTCAAGGGGTTGTGCCACCCTCGGGTCAAGGTGGGCAATGAGTATGTCACCAAGGGGCAGAATGTCCAGCAG GTGATTTATGCTGTTGGAGCCTTGGCCAAAGCCGTGTATGAGAAAATGTTCAACTGGATGGTGACCAGGATCAACAATTCACTGGAGACCAAGCAGCCACGGCAGTACTTCATTGGTGTCTTGGACATTGCTGGCTTTGAAATCTTTGAT ttCAACAGCTTTGAGCAGCTCTGTATCAACTTCACCAAcgagaagctgcagcagtttttcaATCACCACATGTtcgtgctggagcaggaggaataCAAGAAGGAGGGCATTGAGTGGGAGTTCATTGACTTTGGCATGGACCTCCAGGCCTGCATTGACCTCATTGAGAAG CCCATGGGGATCATGTCCATCCTGGAGGAGGAATGCATGTTTCCCAAGGCCACGGACATGACCTTCAAGGCTAAGCTCTTTGATAATCACCTGGGCAAGTCGGCCAACTTTGGGAAGCCACGAAACATCAAGGGGAAGCAAGAGGCCCACTTTGCCCTTGTCCACTATGCTGGCACAGTGGACTACAACATCATCGGGTGGCTGCAGAAGAACAAGGACCCCCTCAATGAGACAGTGGTTGGGCTCTACCAGAAATCAGCCCTGAAGCTCTTGGCCAATCTCTTCGCCAACTATGCTGGGGCTGATGCAC CCgtggagaaggggaaaggagcTAAGAAGAAAGGTTCCTCCTTCCAAACTGTCTCTGCCCTGCATCGG GAGAATCTCAACAAGTTGATGACCAACCTGCGGTCTACCCACCCTCATTTCGTCCGCTGCATCATCCCCAATGAGACCAAGTCTCCTG GTGTGATGAACAACCCCCTGGTAATGCACCAGCTTCGCTGCAATGGAGTGCTGGAAGGCATCCGCATCTGCCGCAAGGGCTTCCCCAATCGCATCCTCTATGGGGACTTCCGACAGCG GTACCGCATCCTGAACCCTGCTGCCATTCCTGAGGGGCAGTTCATTGACAGCCGCAAGGGCGCTGAGAAGCTCCTGGGATCCCTTGATATTGACCACAACCAGTACAAATTTGGACACACCAAG GTCTTCTtcaaggctgggctgctggggttGCTGGAGGAGATGAGGGATGAGCGCTTGGCCCGGATCATGACCCGCTTGCAGGCCCAAGTACGTGGTTTCCTGTCCCGTCAGGAGTTCAAGAAGATCCTAGAGCGCAG AGACTCATTGCTGGTGATCCAGTGGAACATCAGGGCCTTCATGGGGGTGAAGAACTGGCCTTGGATGAAGCTCTACTTCAAGATCAAGCCCTTGCTGAAGAGTGctgagacagagaaagagatgCAG AACATGAAAGAAGAGTTTGCGAGGCTGAAGGAGGCCTTAGAGAAGTCAGAAGCCCGGCGAAAGGAGCTAGAGGAGAAGATGGTCTCCatgctgcaggagaaaaatgacCTTCAGCTCCAAGTGCAGGCT GAGCAAGACAACCTGGCTGACGCTGAGGAGCGCTGTGACCAGCTGATCAAGAACAAGATCCAGCTGGAGGCCAAGGTGaaagagatgactgagaggatggaggatgaggaggagatgAATGCTGAATtgacagcaaagaaaaggaagctgGAGGATGAATGCTCAGAGCTGAAGAAGGACATCGATGACCTGGAGTTGTCATTGGCCAAggtggaaaaggagaaacacGCCACTGAGAACAAG GTCAAGAACCTCACAGAAGAGATGGCCGGCCTGGATGAGATCATTGTCAAGCTAACAAAGGAGAAGAAGGCCCTGCAAGAATCTCACCAGCAAGCACTGGATgacctgcaggcagaggaagacAAGGTCAACACCTTGACAAAGGCCAAAGTCAAGCTGGAACAGCAAGTGGATGAT CTGGAAAGTTCACTGGAGCAAGAGAAGAAGGTCCGGATGGACCTGGAACGGGCCAAAAGGAAGCTGGAAGGTGATTTGAAGTTGGCTCAGGAGAATATCATGGACCTGGAGAATGACAAGCAACAGCTGGATGAGAGGCTGAAAAA GAAAGACTTTGAGCTCAATGCCCTCAATGCCAGAATTGAGGATGAGCAAGCAGttgcagcccagctccagaagAAGCTCAAAGAACTTCAG GCGCGGattgaggagctggaggaggagttGGAAGCAGAGCGGACAGGCAGAGCCAAGGTGGAGAAGCTGCGCACAGACCTGTCAcgggagctggaggagatcaGTGAGCGGCTGGAGGAGGCGGGTGGTGCCACATCAGTGCAGATCGAGCTCAACAAGAAGCGTGAGGCAGAGTTCCAGAAGATGCGGCGGGACCTGGAGGAGGCCACGCTGCAGCACGAGGCCACGGCTGCTGCGCTGCGCAAGAAGCACGCCGACAGCGTGGCCGAGCTCAGCGAGCAGATTGACAACTTACAGCGTGTCAagcagaagctggagaaggagaagagtgAGCTCAAGCTGGAGCTGGATGATGTTGGCTCCAACATGGAGCAACTGATAAAGACCAAG GCCAACCTGGAGAAGATGTGCCGCACCATGGAAGATCAGATGAATGAGCACCGGACCAAGTCCGAAGAGGCTCAACGCATGGTCAATGACCTCACTACTCAACGAGCCAAGCTCCAGACTGAGAATG GTGAACTCtccaggcagctggaggagaaggaagccTTCATCAACCAGATGACACGAGGAAAACTCACCTACACGCAACAGCTGGAGGACCTCAAGAGGCAGCTAGAGGAAGAAGTCAAG gcCAAGAATGCACTGGCCCATGCCCTCCAGTCAGCCCGGCACGACTGCGACCTTCTGAGGGAGCAGTATGAGGAGGAGACAGAGGCCAAGGCTGAGCTCCAGCGCTCACTCTCCAAGGCCAACTCTGAGGTGGCACAGTGGAGGACCAAGTATGAGACAGATGCCATCCAGCGCACTGAGGAACTGGAGGAAGCCAA GAAGAAGCTGGCCCAGcggctgcaggaggctgaggaggcAGTGGAGGCAGTCAATGCCAAGTGTTCCTCCCTGGAGAAGACCAAACACCGTCTGCAAAATGAGATTGAGGACCTGATGGCAGACCTGGAGCGgtcaaatgcagcagcagctgcgtTGGACAAGAAGCAGAGAAACTTTGACAAG ATCTTGTCTGAGTGGAAGCAGAAGTTTGAAGAGTCACAGGTGGAACTAGAAGCATCGCAGAAAGAGGCCAGGTCACTCAGCACTGAGCTCTTCAAGCTGAAAAACGCTTATGAGGAGTCACTTGATCACTTAGAGACTTTgaagagggaaaacaagaatCTCCAAG AGGAGATCTCGGACCTGACGGAGCAGCTGGGTGGCAGCCATAAGACCATCCATGAATTGGAGAAGGTCCGGAAGCAGCTGGATGCTGAGAAACTGGAGCTCCAAGCTGCATTGGAAGAGGCTGAG GCTTCTCTGGAGCATGAAGAGGGAAAGATCCTGAGGGCCCAACTGGAGTTCAACCAGGTCAAGGCAGACTATGAGCGCAAGCTGGCCGAGAAGGatgaggagatggagcaggCCAAGCGCAACCACCTGCGGGTGGTGGACTCACTGCAGACCTCTCTGGATGCTGAGACCCGGAGCCGCAACGAGGCCCTGAGGCTGAAGAAGAAGATGGAGGGTGACCTCAATGAGATGGAGATTCAGCTCAGCCATGCCAACCGCGTGGCTGCTGAAGCTCAGAAGCAAGTTAagacactgcagggctgcctcaAG GACACCCAACTGCAGCTGGATGACATGGTACGGGTCAATGAAGACCTGAAGGAGAATATTGCCATCGTGGAGAGGAGAAACAACCTCCTCCAGTCAGAGCTGGAGGAACTGCGGGCAGTGGTGGAACAGACTGAGAGGGCCCGCAAGTTGGCCGAGCAGGAGCTGATTGAGGCCAGCGAGAGGGTCCAGCTTCTCCACTCACAG AACACCAGCCTCATCAACCAGAAGAAGAAGATGGAGGCCGACAtctcccagctgcagacagAGGTGGAAGAAGCCATCCAGGAGTGCAGGAATGCTGAGGAGAAGGCCAAGAAAGCCATCACTGAT GCGGCCATGatggcagaggagctgaagaAGGAGCAGGACACCAGCGCCCATCTGGAGCGGATGAAGAAGAACATGGAGCAGACCATCAAGGACCTGCAGATGAGGCTGGATGAGGCTGAGCAGCTGGCCCTCAAAGGGGGcaagaagcagctgcagaagctggAGGCTCGTGTGCGGGAGCTGGAGAATGAGCTGGAGGCTGAGCAGAAGCGCCATGCCGAGAGTGTCAAGGGTCTCCGCAAGTCTGAGCGCCGTGTCAAGGAACTCAGCTACCAG ACGGAAGAGGACCGCAAGAACCTGGTCCGGCTCCAAGACCTTGTAGACAAGCTCCAAATGAAGGTCAAGTCCTACAAGCGACAGGCAGAGGAGGCG gaGGAACAGGCCAACTCCAACCTGGCCAAGTTCCGCAAGGCGCAGCACGAGCTGGATGAGGCAGAGGAGCGTGCCGACATTGCTGAGTCCCAGGTCAACAAGCTGCGGGCCAAGAGCCGCGACATTGGAGCCAAG AAGGGACTCAATGAAGAGTGA